One genomic window of Chitinophagaceae bacterium includes the following:
- a CDS encoding T9SS type A sorting domain-containing protein produces the protein MTTNFDIHSLEAKSSLFFKIIRLGLTAIFFLFVNNIAIAQQQANKNLVPKSITPANFYTIQENFYNHYGKRDETELQSEIAGEDNEEESYYNEFKRWEYLMESRTFPSGNLPDPSIALKEYDAYKIAHPEAFSTRSASWQSVGSANVPGNGGGVGRVNVIRFDPNNSNIIYLGAAGGGVWKTTNGGTSWSDVTSSIPVTSIADIAIDPSNSNNIYIATGDGYGYEATWQSDNDFWGGVYASGVLKSTDGGASWTATGLTYTQSNKEVVQRLIISPANPSILLAATRGGIYRTSDAGVSWTQVNANHCYDMEFNTADANTVYAGGNQDILKSTNGGVTWTIMKDNLCGSGRISIETSAANSLVIYALCESGTLSRSADGGATWVTKASPSGAATFYGYYDLVLECSDANADILLAGGLYVAKTINGGTSWQTISTYSPYTATNYVHADNHELEFLPGSTQTIFSGNDGGIFKSTNQGTAWTDLSSGLRIAQIYRLSTSATNPSIVYSGWQDNGSNRWDGTSYTQVYGADGMEALVDYTNSNIVFIETQYGSIYKSTNGGSSFSFVAPSSGAWLTQYIMDPVDHNKMYAGYTSLYKSTNNGSNWSVLGSNLYAGDYATAIAVAPSNTNYIYTSSLGLIKKTTNGAAPFSDITAGLPVSSAGINYIAVSNTDPNNLWVVFSGYSSGNKVYHSINAGSTWTNVSGTLPNMPVNTIVYENGSANRVYIGTDIGVYYRDDNTTDWVYYNDGLANVMVHELEINYTSDKLVAATYGRGIYETDLAGTAPTLTIATTAFGVSSFCPGENISVAYTTSGAFTAGNIFTAQLSNATGSFASPTNIGSVNATASGNISALIPSAASGAAYRIRVIGSNPSVTGTDNGSNLNIACPVPTNLTTTNITATSAKLNWLPPSCSSAFQLSYKVSTASTWIKVFPSGATYSLTGLTANTKYKWKIRTQCVSSAPKVFSVFSAAKTFTTSAVKTGGDVITITNTLDVFPNPLSNNATIQYVIGKTSAIQLELLDVQGKIVQELFSGIVDAGTYQASLQRNQLASGVYLLQMISEDGIVTKKVVIE, from the coding sequence ATGACAACCAACTTTGACATTCATTCATTGGAAGCCAAGTCTTCTTTGTTTTTCAAAATCATTCGCCTTGGCCTTACAGCCATATTTTTTCTATTTGTGAATAATATCGCAATAGCACAACAACAGGCGAATAAAAACCTGGTACCAAAATCAATTACACCGGCAAATTTTTATACCATTCAGGAAAATTTTTACAACCACTATGGCAAGCGCGATGAAACGGAGCTGCAATCTGAAATTGCCGGCGAAGACAATGAGGAAGAAAGTTATTACAATGAATTCAAGCGCTGGGAATACCTGATGGAATCAAGAACTTTTCCATCCGGAAATCTTCCTGATCCATCTATCGCTTTAAAAGAATATGATGCTTATAAAATAGCGCATCCCGAAGCTTTTTCTACCAGATCTGCGAGCTGGCAATCTGTTGGTTCGGCAAACGTACCCGGAAATGGCGGTGGCGTAGGCAGAGTGAATGTCATTCGTTTTGATCCGAACAATTCCAACATCATTTATCTTGGTGCTGCCGGCGGCGGCGTCTGGAAAACCACTAACGGAGGTACTTCGTGGAGCGATGTGACTTCTTCCATTCCTGTAACCAGCATTGCGGATATTGCGATTGATCCTTCCAACTCCAACAATATTTACATCGCAACAGGCGATGGATACGGATATGAAGCAACCTGGCAATCAGACAATGACTTTTGGGGAGGTGTATATGCTTCAGGTGTTTTAAAATCCACCGATGGCGGTGCTTCCTGGACAGCTACTGGTTTAACTTATACGCAAAGCAACAAAGAAGTTGTTCAGCGGCTGATCATTTCTCCTGCCAATCCATCGATACTATTGGCGGCCACGAGAGGTGGAATCTACAGGACAAGCGATGCCGGTGTAAGCTGGACCCAGGTTAACGCGAACCATTGCTACGATATGGAGTTCAATACGGCCGATGCAAACACTGTGTATGCAGGAGGAAACCAGGATATTCTCAAATCAACGAATGGAGGGGTAACCTGGACGATTATGAAAGATAACCTATGTGGCTCAGGAAGAATTTCTATCGAAACATCAGCCGCTAATTCTTTGGTGATTTACGCTTTGTGCGAATCAGGAACACTCTCAAGAAGTGCTGACGGTGGCGCTACCTGGGTTACAAAAGCTTCACCCAGTGGAGCAGCTACCTTTTATGGTTATTACGACCTGGTGTTGGAATGTTCTGATGCAAATGCCGACATACTGTTAGCTGGTGGATTATATGTTGCCAAAACAATTAATGGCGGCACTTCATGGCAAACCATTTCAACTTACTCTCCTTACACAGCAACTAATTATGTCCATGCTGATAATCATGAACTGGAATTTTTACCCGGCAGCACACAAACGATCTTCTCCGGAAATGATGGCGGTATTTTTAAATCAACAAATCAGGGCACTGCATGGACGGATCTCAGTTCAGGTTTGCGCATCGCCCAGATCTACCGGCTTTCCACTTCAGCAACCAATCCTTCCATCGTGTATTCAGGCTGGCAGGATAATGGGAGCAACCGCTGGGACGGCACCAGCTATACGCAGGTGTATGGCGCTGATGGTATGGAAGCATTAGTGGACTATACCAATTCAAATATTGTATTTATTGAAACACAATACGGTAGCATTTACAAATCAACCAACGGAGGCAGCTCCTTTAGTTTTGTCGCACCCAGCTCAGGTGCCTGGCTGACACAGTATATAATGGATCCCGTTGACCACAATAAAATGTACGCTGGCTATACTTCACTTTATAAATCTACCAACAATGGAAGCAACTGGTCAGTGCTGGGAAGTAATCTTTACGCAGGTGATTATGCTACTGCAATTGCCGTAGCGCCTTCCAACACCAATTACATTTATACGAGTTCGCTTGGATTGATAAAGAAAACTACCAATGGTGCTGCTCCTTTTTCCGATATCACAGCAGGCTTGCCTGTCTCATCTGCGGGCATCAATTACATTGCGGTCAGCAATACCGACCCAAACAATTTGTGGGTTGTTTTTAGTGGTTATTCGTCAGGAAATAAAGTCTATCATTCTATAAATGCAGGAAGCACATGGACCAATGTTTCAGGCACGTTACCCAACATGCCTGTGAATACAATTGTGTATGAAAACGGAAGTGCCAATCGTGTATATATCGGAACGGATATCGGTGTTTACTATCGTGATGACAACACAACGGATTGGGTGTATTACAACGACGGACTTGCGAATGTGATGGTGCATGAACTCGAAATCAATTACACATCTGATAAACTGGTTGCTGCAACTTATGGCAGAGGCATTTATGAAACCGATCTTGCAGGCACTGCGCCAACGCTTACCATTGCAACCACTGCGTTTGGCGTTTCATCCTTTTGTCCGGGTGAAAACATTAGCGTTGCGTACACTACAAGCGGAGCTTTCACGGCAGGAAATATCTTCACAGCGCAACTTTCCAATGCTACCGGAAGTTTTGCTTCTCCAACCAACATCGGAAGTGTGAATGCTACCGCCTCCGGAAACATCAGTGCACTCATTCCTTCAGCAGCGTCTGGTGCTGCCTATAGAATACGTGTGATAGGTTCTAATCCTTCGGTTACGGGAACTGATAATGGTTCAAACCTTAATATAGCTTGTCCTGTACCTACTAACCTTACCACTACAAATATTACTGCAACCAGTGCCAAGCTCAATTGGCTTCCACCATCCTGCAGTTCTGCCTTTCAGCTTTCATACAAGGTGAGCACTGCATCAACCTGGATAAAAGTTTTTCCGTCAGGCGCTACTTATTCATTAACCGGATTAACTGCCAATACAAAATATAAATGGAAAATAAGGACACAATGTGTCAGCAGCGCTCCCAAAGTTTTTTCAGTCTTTTCAGCTGCGAAAACTTTTACTACGTCTGCAGTAAAAACCGGTGGTGATGTAATTACAATCACAAACACACTGGATGTATTTCCAAATCCATTGAGCAATAACGCCACTATTCAATATGTGATTGGTAAAACATCAGCGATACAACTTGAATTGCTGGATGTACAGGGAAAAATAGTTCAGGAATTATTTAGCGGAATAGTTGATGCCGGCACTTACCAGGCTTCGCTTCAGCGGAATCAACTTGCATCAGGTGTTTACCTTTTACAAATGATTTCTGAAGATGGAATTGTTACGAAGAAAGTAGTGATTGAATAA